In one window of Nitrospirota bacterium DNA:
- a CDS encoding PAS domain S-box protein produces the protein MIASPHSRRPYGYLTVLILALTAVTVAIGLVGLYYVEQRLVEIAGENLSFAAAQTAQNLDRLLLERRGDVQMMARAFPKQLRNLGFLTEYLVWMRTHYPVYLWLGVTDAEGRIIASSDASSVGWDYGSSDWFQAVRRDRIVHVGDVEPYESAGGADSVAFTAPIIDAEGEFLGTVSTRIGVPAIEDVVTKTVRVFEQQEGFIGAIEYQFLADNGAVFIDSDLAHKGLVNLKQIGLPSALLSERDLLGYVEELHLRRHVSVVTGYARIVPSERGGILPWTVLLRVDRSNIVAPIQTMLLRLGLTGAFVMVPLLGLLLWSAGRLRREWAQAELESVRARAAEGALRESETKTRVIIETALDAVVVMDSDGRITEWNAQAEAIFGWSRREAVGLMLAETIIPPAYREAHERGLRRFLATGQGPLLNRRVEITACRRDGREFPVELTITPARQGDIHTFSAFVRDITQRQESEKRQTTQLAVTVALSEARTLDEAAPKLLQAVCETVGWEVGVIWRVDRAASLLRCDCIWHVSSEGIEAFAALSRDTTFPKGLGLPGRVWATGQSVWIADVLQDANFPRAVGAAQVGLHGAIGFPIILGGELLGVLEFFSRQVRQPDDDLQRMMAEIGIKVGQFIERGLLEEQLRQSQKMDAIGRLAGGIAHDFNNLLTVINGYSQLLVNQLDATDERRNKAVEIKRAGDRAAALTRQLLAFSRKQVLAARVLDLNELMAGMNGMLRRVIGEDIDLVTVSGASLGSIKADPGQIEQVILNLAVNARDAMPQGGRLTIETANVDVDAALLGQSSYVQPGSYVLLAVRDTGCGMDPHTQANMFEPFFTTKERGKGTGLGLATVYGIVKQSGGHILVSSEVGLGTTVKVYLPRVYQAVAAAESVSAADRPVNGSETVLLVEDEESIRKLLGRELRDRGYQVLEAGEGQEAVELCRRHEGAIHLLLTDVVMPRISGRELAERLASMRPDMRVLYMSGYTDDTVVRHGVQESATAFVQKPFTSIQLLRKVRDVLDVHR, from the coding sequence CACTATCCGGTCTATCTGTGGCTGGGGGTGACTGATGCGGAAGGCCGGATCATCGCCTCGTCCGATGCCAGCTCGGTCGGGTGGGACTATGGCAGCAGCGACTGGTTTCAGGCCGTGCGCCGGGATCGCATCGTGCATGTGGGGGACGTGGAGCCCTACGAATCAGCCGGCGGCGCGGACTCGGTGGCGTTTACGGCGCCCATCATCGATGCAGAGGGGGAGTTCCTCGGAACCGTGTCGACCAGGATCGGCGTGCCGGCGATTGAGGACGTGGTGACCAAGACGGTGCGGGTGTTCGAACAACAGGAAGGATTCATCGGGGCGATCGAATATCAGTTTCTGGCGGATAACGGAGCGGTGTTCATCGATTCGGACCTTGCGCACAAGGGGCTCGTCAATCTCAAGCAGATCGGGCTGCCCTCCGCGCTGCTGAGCGAACGGGATCTGCTCGGCTATGTGGAAGAGCTGCACTTGCGGCGGCATGTGTCGGTCGTGACCGGCTATGCCCGGATTGTTCCGAGTGAGCGGGGGGGGATCTTGCCTTGGACGGTGTTGTTGCGCGTGGATCGCAGCAACATCGTGGCTCCGATTCAGACCATGCTGTTGCGGTTGGGTTTGACCGGAGCGTTCGTGATGGTGCCGTTGCTGGGGCTGCTGCTCTGGAGCGCCGGCCGCTTGCGGCGCGAATGGGCTCAAGCGGAACTGGAGAGCGTCCGTGCCAGGGCGGCGGAGGGAGCGCTGCGCGAGAGCGAGACCAAGACCCGCGTGATCATTGAGACTGCGCTGGATGCCGTGGTGGTGATGGACAGCGACGGACGGATCACGGAATGGAATGCCCAAGCCGAGGCGATCTTCGGCTGGTCCCGCAGGGAGGCGGTCGGGCTGATGCTGGCCGAGACGATCATCCCGCCGGCCTATCGAGAGGCCCACGAACGGGGATTGCGGCGCTTTCTTGCCACCGGTCAAGGGCCCCTGCTGAACCGGCGGGTCGAAATCACCGCCTGCCGTCGGGACGGCCGCGAATTTCCGGTGGAGTTGACCATTACGCCGGCACGGCAGGGGGACATTCACACGTTCAGCGCGTTCGTGCGGGATATCACCCAGCGCCAGGAAAGCGAGAAACGCCAGACGACGCAGTTGGCTGTGACCGTGGCACTGAGCGAAGCGAGAACGCTCGACGAAGCGGCCCCCAAGCTCTTGCAGGCGGTGTGCGAAACGGTCGGATGGGAAGTGGGGGTGATTTGGCGCGTGGATCGGGCCGCCTCGCTGTTACGGTGCGACTGCATATGGCATGTCTCGTCGGAGGGCATCGAAGCGTTTGCCGCGCTCAGTCGAGACACGACCTTTCCGAAGGGGCTTGGGCTGCCAGGGCGCGTCTGGGCGACGGGACAATCGGTCTGGATCGCGGATGTCCTGCAGGACGCCAACTTTCCCCGGGCAGTCGGTGCGGCCCAAGTCGGCCTGCATGGCGCCATCGGGTTTCCGATCATCCTTGGCGGAGAGCTGCTCGGCGTGCTGGAGTTTTTCAGCCGCCAGGTTCGCCAGCCGGACGATGACTTGCAGCGGATGATGGCAGAAATCGGCATCAAAGTCGGCCAATTCATCGAGCGGGGACTTCTGGAAGAACAACTGCGCCAGTCGCAGAAGATGGATGCCATCGGACGGTTGGCCGGCGGGATCGCCCACGACTTTAACAATCTCCTCACCGTGATCAACGGCTACAGCCAGCTCTTGGTGAACCAACTGGATGCGACCGATGAGCGGCGGAACAAGGCGGTAGAGATCAAGAGGGCCGGGGATCGGGCGGCGGCGCTGACCAGGCAATTGCTGGCGTTCAGCCGCAAACAGGTGCTGGCCGCCAGAGTGCTGGACCTGAACGAACTGATGGCCGGGATGAACGGGATGCTGCGGCGCGTGATCGGCGAGGACATCGATCTGGTCACGGTGTCGGGGGCGTCGCTGGGCTCGATCAAGGCCGACCCGGGGCAGATCGAGCAGGTGATCTTGAATCTCGCCGTCAATGCGCGGGACGCGATGCCCCAAGGCGGCCGTTTGACCATTGAGACGGCCAATGTGGACGTCGATGCCGCGCTCCTCGGCCAATCCAGCTACGTGCAGCCGGGGTCCTATGTGCTGTTGGCGGTGAGAGACACAGGCTGCGGGATGGATCCGCACACCCAGGCCAATATGTTCGAGCCGTTCTTTACCACCAAGGAACGGGGAAAGGGCACGGGACTGGGGCTGGCCACCGTGTACGGAATCGTCAAACAAAGCGGCGGGCATATCCTTGTTTCCAGCGAAGTCGGGCTCGGGACGACCGTGAAGGTGTACCTCCCGAGGGTGTATCAGGCCGTGGCGGCGGCGGAGTCTGTCTCGGCCGCCGACCGTCCCGTCAATGGGTCCGAAACAGTCTTGCTGGTCGAGGATGAAGAGTCGATTCGCAAACTGCTCGGGCGGGAACTGCGCGACAGGGGCTACCAGGTGCTGGAGGCGGGGGAGGGCCAGGAGGCCGTGGAACTGTGCCGGCGGCACGAGGGAGCCATTCATCTGCTGCTGACCGACGTCGTGATGCCGCGGATCAGCGGCCGCGAGTTGGCTGAACGGCTGGCGTCTATGCGGCCGGATATGCGCGTCCTCTACATGTCCGGCTACACCGATGACACGGTCGTCCGTCACGGCGTGCAGGAATCGGCCACGGCCTTTGTCCAGAAGCCATTTACGTCCATCCAGCTGCTGCGGAAGGTGCGTGACGTGCTGGATGTCCATCGGTAG
- a CDS encoding CbbQ/NirQ/NorQ/GpvN family protein, whose translation MSRQESQTKGQELEIDRYRVQQEPFYAEVGGEVGLFTIAAQTRMPVMLKGPTGCGKTRFVQHMAYRLKRPLITVACHEDLTASDLVGRYLLKGDETVWVDGPLTLGVKHGAIVYLDEIVEARKDTTVIIHPLSDDRRILPLEKKGQMVRAVDDFLLVISYNPGYQSVLKDLKQSTKQRFMAIEFTYPPREIEARVIEQEAGVTAEQAQRLVTLGEKVRNLRNHGLEEGVSTRLLIYAGQLIRQGVAPARACEAAVTKPITDDPDMQRSIAELVKAIF comes from the coding sequence GTGAGCCGACAGGAATCACAGACGAAGGGCCAGGAGCTGGAGATCGACCGCTATCGCGTCCAGCAGGAGCCCTTCTACGCGGAAGTTGGGGGCGAGGTCGGCCTCTTCACGATCGCCGCCCAGACCCGCATGCCGGTCATGCTCAAGGGGCCCACCGGCTGCGGCAAGACGCGGTTCGTCCAACACATGGCCTACCGGCTGAAGCGGCCGCTGATCACCGTCGCCTGCCACGAAGACCTGACCGCGTCCGACCTGGTGGGGCGGTATCTGCTGAAAGGCGACGAGACCGTCTGGGTGGACGGGCCGCTCACGCTCGGCGTGAAACACGGGGCCATCGTCTACCTGGACGAAATCGTGGAGGCGCGCAAGGATACCACCGTCATCATCCATCCGCTGAGCGACGATCGGCGCATCCTCCCGCTCGAGAAGAAAGGGCAGATGGTCCGGGCCGTGGACGACTTCCTGCTCGTGATCTCCTACAATCCCGGCTACCAGAGCGTCCTCAAGGATTTGAAGCAGAGCACCAAACAGCGGTTCATGGCGATCGAATTCACGTACCCGCCGCGCGAGATCGAGGCGCGGGTGATCGAACAGGAAGCCGGTGTGACGGCGGAGCAGGCCCAGCGGCTGGTCACATTGGGCGAAAAAGTGCGCAACCTGCGCAACCATGGCCTGGAAGAAGGGGTCAGCACCAGGCTGCTGATCTATGCGGGCCAACTGATCCGGCAGGGCGTGGCCCCGGCCCGCGCCTGCGAAGCGGCCGTGACCAAGCCGATCACCGACGATCCGGACATGCAGCGGAGCATCGCCGAACTGGTCAAAGCTATTTTCTAG
- a CDS encoding transporter suffix domain-containing protein — protein sequence MTNTVAGVACLVLSCLLYAGLLLVPFLPFGFGGQALASAGLVVTGEAAFWVGCLLAGRELMVRYRKQLNPRSWFRRSAGKPIPPEPHHP from the coding sequence ATGACGAACACCGTTGCCGGGGTTGCCTGCCTCGTCTTGTCGTGCCTGTTGTATGCCGGGCTGCTCCTGGTTCCCTTCCTGCCGTTCGGATTCGGAGGGCAAGCCCTGGCCTCGGCAGGATTGGTCGTCACGGGAGAGGCGGCCTTCTGGGTCGGCTGTCTGCTCGCCGGCCGGGAGCTGATGGTCCGCTACCGGAAGCAACTCAACCCCCGTTCCTGGTTCAGGCGGTCGGCCGGTAAGCCGATCCCGCCGGAACCCCATCACCCATGA
- a CDS encoding YggU family protein produces the protein MTPPYRQTREGILLTLHVQPGAKKTEYVGLHGDALKIRVAAPPVEGAANEALCSWLADLFAIPKKAIMIQAGQTGRRKLVLLKGVALGSVQNVFAQGDDV, from the coding sequence ATGACCCCTCCCTACCGCCAAACCCGCGAAGGGATCCTGCTCACCCTGCACGTCCAACCGGGCGCGAAGAAGACGGAATATGTGGGACTCCATGGAGATGCGCTGAAGATTCGCGTGGCTGCGCCGCCGGTGGAGGGAGCCGCGAACGAGGCCCTCTGCTCCTGGCTCGCCGATTTGTTCGCAATCCCCAAGAAGGCGATCATGATCCAGGCTGGGCAGACAGGCCGGCGCAAGCTGGTACTGTTGAAGGGCGTCGCGCTTGGCTCGGTCCAAAATGTCTTTGCGCAGGGCGACGATGTGTAA
- a CDS encoding sterol desaturase family protein, whose product MNTEAFIRLSAFVGILGVMASWEIMSPRRRLTTSKVRRWAANLSIVALNTLVIRVLFASGAVGMALVAAERGWGLLNRLDVPAWFEVLLAVMALDLALYLQHVMFHAVPALWRFHMMHHADLDVDVTTGARFHPVEVSLSMLIKLAAVVVIGAAPAAVLAFEVLLNATAMFNHSNVWMPQPVDRFLRWVVVTPDMHRIHHSILPRETNTNFGFNLPWWDRLLGTYRAAPSLGQEGMTLGLEQFRDPMRLGLGGMLALPFTGDPGHYPLSRRE is encoded by the coding sequence ATGAACACCGAGGCGTTCATCAGGCTGTCCGCATTCGTGGGTATATTGGGCGTCATGGCCTCATGGGAGATCATGAGCCCGCGCCGCCGGTTGACGACCTCCAAGGTGCGACGCTGGGCGGCGAATCTCTCGATCGTCGCGCTGAACACGTTGGTCATCCGGGTGCTGTTCGCAAGTGGGGCGGTGGGCATGGCGCTTGTGGCTGCCGAGCGGGGCTGGGGTCTGCTGAACCGCCTCGACGTGCCGGCTTGGTTTGAAGTCCTGCTGGCGGTGATGGCCCTGGATTTGGCGCTCTATCTTCAACACGTCATGTTTCATGCGGTGCCTGCGCTCTGGCGCTTCCACATGATGCACCATGCGGACCTGGACGTGGATGTGACGACCGGGGCTCGGTTTCATCCTGTCGAGGTCTCACTCTCGATGCTGATCAAACTGGCGGCGGTGGTGGTGATTGGTGCGGCGCCGGCGGCGGTGCTGGCTTTCGAAGTGCTGCTCAATGCCACGGCGATGTTCAACCACAGCAATGTGTGGATGCCTCAGCCGGTGGATCGGTTTCTTCGATGGGTCGTGGTCACCCCTGACATGCATCGCATCCATCATTCGATCCTTCCGCGGGAGACGAATACGAACTTCGGTTTCAACCTGCCCTGGTGGGACCGGTTGCTGGGCACGTACCGGGCGGCGCCTTCGCTTGGGCAGGAAGGTATGACGCTCGGCTTGGAGCAGTTTCGTGACCCGATGCGATTGGGGTTGGGCGGGATGCTTGCGCTCCCCTTTACGGGCGATCCGGGTCACTACCCATTGAGTCGAAGGGAGTGA
- a CDS encoding M28 family peptidase has translation MLLRGAAGLCIGSLLLTSLGAMQPVEPSSLPITSDQAKTLHSHVRSLADPSLQGRKPGTQGNRTAADYIRTRFQEAGLIPLSSLGGYGQGLPAQLGDNLLGLKPATTVAAQAPYIIVGAHYDHLGGAHLGADDNASGVAILIELARSLPALRHHHVLFAAFNAEEPPYIRTPQMGSQYFADHLPQEIGSLDAIQAVVIMDLMGGVYWEPMREMVFAAGAEKSQGLYRRLKEAASCSSHEVEGVPDAEKGRRGDAGQARSPCRHVTASPLTVLPLGLHLIEELPLVGHVPFSDYDAFRNASVPFLFLSSGRTPRYHQPTDLPETLHYERMAATVRWLQRLLSIIDQDRERYRFDANRMELADEVATLQPLAVQAAERGRDIPGTSWLSRRAMQRDADWLKTFDPRSPKPEDITRLERLSIRMQCLLADLPVCFLL, from the coding sequence ATGCTTCTCCGAGGAGCCGCAGGTCTGTGCATCGGCTCCCTCCTGCTCACATCACTGGGGGCCATGCAACCAGTCGAGCCTTCCAGCCTTCCGATCACCAGCGACCAAGCCAAAACCTTACACAGCCACGTCCGCTCCCTGGCCGATCCCTCCCTTCAGGGCCGCAAGCCGGGCACGCAGGGCAACCGGACCGCGGCGGACTACATCAGGACCCGCTTTCAGGAAGCAGGGCTGATCCCTTTGTCGTCACTGGGTGGCTACGGACAGGGCCTGCCGGCCCAATTGGGCGACAACCTGCTCGGCCTCAAGCCGGCGACCACAGTCGCCGCACAAGCCCCGTACATCATAGTGGGCGCCCACTATGACCACTTGGGCGGGGCCCATCTCGGCGCTGACGACAATGCCTCGGGCGTGGCGATCCTGATCGAGCTGGCCCGATCCCTGCCGGCGCTCCGTCACCATCATGTCCTGTTCGCCGCCTTCAATGCCGAGGAACCGCCCTATATCCGCACCCCCCAGATGGGCTCGCAGTATTTTGCCGATCACCTTCCGCAAGAGATCGGCTCCCTCGACGCGATCCAGGCCGTCGTCATCATGGACCTCATGGGCGGCGTCTATTGGGAACCCATGCGCGAGATGGTCTTTGCGGCGGGAGCGGAGAAGAGCCAGGGGCTCTACCGCCGCCTCAAGGAGGCCGCTTCATGTTCCAGCCACGAGGTGGAAGGCGTGCCCGACGCGGAGAAGGGGAGACGGGGTGACGCGGGGCAAGCCCGGTCGCCGTGTCGCCATGTCACCGCGTCGCCCCTCACCGTTCTCCCGCTCGGTCTGCATCTGATCGAAGAACTCCCGCTGGTCGGCCACGTGCCGTTCAGCGACTACGATGCGTTCCGCAACGCCTCAGTGCCGTTTCTGTTCCTGTCCAGCGGACGGACCCCGCGCTATCACCAGCCCACCGACTTGCCTGAGACGCTGCACTACGAACGGATGGCGGCCACGGTTCGCTGGCTTCAGCGATTGCTCTCCATCATCGACCAGGATCGGGAGCGCTACCGGTTCGACGCGAACCGAATGGAGTTGGCCGACGAGGTGGCGACCCTGCAGCCCCTCGCCGTCCAGGCAGCCGAGCGGGGCCGTGACATTCCCGGCACGTCGTGGCTCTCACGCCGGGCCATGCAACGGGACGCAGATTGGCTGAAGACCTTCGATCCCCGCTCGCCCAAGCCGGAGGACATCACCAGACTGGAACGGCTCTCCATCCGGATGCAGTGCTTGCTGGCCGACCTGCCTGTTTGTTTTCTACTTTGA
- a CDS encoding ferredoxin:thioredoxin reductase gives MGEPSKDSLDKMWKFVKGFAEKSGTTFHPTPAVTEAVVKGLAMHVEELGRPLCPCNFYKDKQAEAKLRRWICACDEMQIYKYCHCLLFVREDGMPITEYLPEGHEGREVYGVITDPTPEKGRALRHKAQAQPEAARPANQDDQRKP, from the coding sequence ATGGGAGAACCGAGCAAAGACAGTCTCGATAAAATGTGGAAGTTCGTGAAGGGCTTCGCGGAGAAGAGTGGCACCACCTTCCATCCCACCCCCGCCGTGACGGAAGCCGTGGTGAAGGGATTGGCGATGCACGTGGAAGAACTGGGCAGGCCCCTCTGCCCCTGCAACTTCTACAAGGACAAGCAGGCAGAGGCCAAGCTCCGCCGCTGGATCTGCGCCTGCGACGAGATGCAGATCTACAAATACTGCCACTGTTTGCTCTTCGTGCGTGAAGACGGAATGCCGATCACGGAATACCTGCCGGAAGGCCATGAAGGGCGGGAAGTGTACGGAGTGATCACGGACCCGACGCCGGAGAAGGGCCGAGCCCTGCGTCACAAGGCGCAAGCCCAACCGGAAGCGGCCAGGCCCGCAAACCAGGACGACCAACGAAAGCCTTGA
- the mdh gene encoding malate dehydrogenase, producing the protein MGRPKVTVVGAGNVGGTTAQRLVEKNCYDVVLVDIVEGVPQGKALDLSQAGPVCGYDAKVVGANDYAETEGSSVAVITSGVPRKPGMSRDDLLATNAKIVQTVVRELVSRSPEVILIMVTNPLDAMVHVAQRVSKLPKQRVLGMAGVLDSARFRSFIAAELDVSVHDVQAMVLGGHGDSMVPVMRYTTVAGRPLSEWLPKDRLEALIKRTRDGGAEIVNLLKSGSAFYAPSAASVEMVEAILKDQKRVLPCAVRCEGEYGLNGVVVGVPVKLGRGGAEAIVEYDLAQDERAALARSAEAVTELCGAVERLLVL; encoded by the coding sequence ATGGGGCGACCCAAAGTGACGGTGGTGGGGGCGGGCAACGTCGGGGGCACGACCGCCCAGCGACTGGTTGAAAAAAACTGCTACGACGTGGTCCTGGTGGATATTGTCGAGGGAGTGCCGCAAGGCAAGGCGCTGGACCTTTCGCAGGCGGGGCCGGTCTGTGGCTACGATGCGAAGGTGGTCGGCGCCAACGATTACGCGGAGACCGAGGGGTCGTCGGTGGCCGTCATCACCTCCGGCGTGCCGCGCAAGCCGGGCATGAGCCGGGACGATCTGCTGGCCACCAACGCGAAGATCGTGCAGACCGTGGTGCGCGAACTCGTGAGCCGGTCGCCCGAGGTGATCCTGATCATGGTGACCAATCCCCTCGACGCCATGGTCCATGTGGCGCAGCGGGTCAGCAAGCTTCCCAAGCAGCGGGTGCTGGGCATGGCGGGGGTGCTGGATTCGGCGCGGTTCCGGTCGTTCATCGCCGCGGAACTCGACGTGTCCGTTCACGATGTGCAGGCCATGGTGCTGGGCGGACATGGGGACTCGATGGTGCCGGTCATGCGCTATACGACGGTGGCGGGCCGCCCGCTGAGCGAATGGCTGCCCAAGGACCGGCTGGAGGCGCTGATCAAGCGCACGCGCGACGGAGGCGCCGAGATCGTCAACCTGCTCAAATCCGGCAGCGCCTTCTATGCCCCGTCGGCCGCGTCGGTGGAGATGGTCGAGGCGATCCTGAAAGACCAGAAACGCGTCCTGCCCTGCGCCGTGCGCTGTGAAGGCGAGTACGGGTTGAACGGCGTGGTGGTTGGCGTGCCGGTCAAGCTGGGCCGGGGCGGCGCGGAGGCGATCGTCGAGTACGATCTGGCGCAGGACGAGCGGGCGGCGCTGGCCCGGTCGGCCGAGGCCGTCACCGAGCTGTGCGGCGCGGTGGAGCGCTTGCTCGTCCTCTGA
- the nuoF gene encoding NADH-quinone oxidoreductase subunit NuoF, protein MVTASEPRLLEKLEGSPTDIEAYIKVGGYEAWRKCVTSMQPDDIVGELKKSGLRGRGGAGFPTGIKWDKVLNHRVKERYFVCNAGEHEPGTFKDRYLLKHYPHQLLEGCLIAAYTVRAKAAFIYANHEYEEERKNLKQAIEQARAKGLLGKNVLGSGRDLEIEIFEGHGSYVAGEETAMLESMQGRPAMPRQKPPFYPTDFGLYGKPTLVNNVETLCNIPRILRKGADWFTQVGTEKCPGTMLFSLSGAVNKPGVYEMPLGTPLRKLIEEFGGGVPGGRKVKAVFPGGPAFSMVTADQLDLPMDFDALKKAGTGLGSAGVIVVDDATCMVAQTLKFSNFFKNESCGQCPPCRMGTLNLAALMTKIEEGEGTQKDMDTLLQLCGFVKGTGYCTLVTGAAVLVQSAVRLFRPEFEAHIAQKRCPFQPARTAVGAAS, encoded by the coding sequence ATGGTGACGGCTTCCGAACCGAGACTGTTGGAAAAGCTGGAAGGTTCTCCCACCGATATTGAAGCCTACATCAAGGTCGGGGGCTATGAGGCCTGGCGGAAGTGTGTCACGTCCATGCAACCGGACGACATCGTCGGAGAACTCAAGAAGTCCGGGCTGCGCGGTCGGGGCGGCGCGGGCTTTCCCACGGGGATCAAGTGGGACAAGGTGCTGAATCATCGGGTGAAGGAGCGCTATTTCGTCTGCAATGCGGGCGAGCACGAGCCGGGCACCTTCAAGGATCGGTACCTGCTCAAGCATTACCCGCATCAGTTGCTGGAAGGCTGCCTGATCGCGGCCTATACGGTCCGGGCCAAGGCGGCGTTCATCTATGCCAATCACGAGTACGAGGAAGAGCGGAAGAATCTGAAGCAGGCGATCGAGCAGGCCAGGGCCAAGGGGCTGCTGGGCAAGAACGTCCTGGGCAGCGGGCGGGATTTGGAGATCGAAATCTTCGAAGGGCACGGCTCCTACGTGGCCGGCGAAGAGACGGCCATGCTGGAATCCATGCAAGGCCGCCCGGCTATGCCGCGGCAGAAGCCGCCCTTCTATCCGACGGATTTCGGGCTCTACGGCAAGCCCACGCTGGTCAACAACGTGGAGACGCTCTGCAACATTCCGCGGATTCTCAGGAAGGGCGCGGACTGGTTCACGCAAGTCGGGACCGAGAAGTGTCCCGGCACCATGCTTTTTTCGCTCAGCGGGGCCGTGAACAAGCCGGGGGTCTACGAAATGCCGCTGGGCACCCCGTTGCGCAAGCTGATCGAAGAATTCGGCGGCGGTGTCCCGGGCGGGCGGAAGGTCAAGGCCGTGTTTCCCGGCGGGCCGGCCTTCTCGATGGTGACCGCCGATCAACTCGACTTGCCGATGGACTTCGATGCGCTCAAGAAAGCCGGGACGGGGCTGGGGTCGGCGGGCGTGATCGTGGTGGACGACGCCACCTGCATGGTCGCGCAGACTCTCAAGTTCTCCAACTTTTTCAAGAACGAGAGCTGCGGGCAATGTCCCCCCTGCCGGATGGGCACGCTCAACCTGGCGGCGCTCATGACCAAGATCGAGGAGGGCGAGGGCACGCAGAAGGACATGGATACCCTCTTGCAGCTCTGCGGTTTCGTCAAGGGGACCGGATACTGTACACTGGTGACAGGAGCCGCCGTGCTCGTCCAGAGCGCGGTGCGTCTGTTCCGGCCGGAGTTCGAGGCGCATATTGCGCAGAAGCGCTGCCCGTTCCAGCCCGCGCGGACGGCGGTGGGCGCTGCTTCGTAA
- a CDS encoding (2Fe-2S)-binding protein: MPHVTFLHPDGKSGEVPANLTLLEAAEALGFPLNHDCGGNASCTTCRVEVQAGGEHLSEIDFEEQDLLDREALSEPRHRLGCQARVTGNVIVRVPEKKWEAPSAAGPAEAKQVGRAS; encoded by the coding sequence ATGCCGCACGTGACCTTTCTCCATCCGGACGGGAAGAGCGGCGAGGTGCCGGCCAACCTCACGCTGCTGGAAGCGGCGGAGGCCCTCGGGTTCCCGCTGAACCATGACTGCGGCGGCAACGCCTCCTGCACGACCTGCCGCGTGGAAGTGCAGGCGGGGGGCGAGCACCTCTCGGAGATCGACTTCGAGGAGCAGGACTTGCTGGACCGCGAGGCGCTCAGCGAACCCCGGCACAGGCTGGGCTGCCAGGCGCGGGTGACGGGAAACGTGATCGTGCGGGTGCCGGAGAAGAAGTGGGAAGCGCCCTCGGCCGCCGGGCCGGCGGAGGCCAAGCAGGTCGGCCGGGCGTCCTGA
- the erpA gene encoding iron-sulfur cluster insertion protein ErpA encodes MVTITPTAEAKIRELMTEEKDVVGLRIYVKGGGCHGYQYGMAFESKMADDDTVIEKGDVKVIMDSQSAPLLQGTEVDYVDSVQGSGFAIKNPQAKTTCGCGSSFSA; translated from the coding sequence ATGGTTACCATTACACCGACGGCGGAAGCCAAGATTCGCGAGTTGATGACCGAGGAGAAGGACGTGGTCGGCCTGCGCATTTACGTGAAGGGTGGCGGCTGCCACGGCTACCAATATGGGATGGCCTTCGAGTCCAAGATGGCCGACGACGACACGGTGATCGAGAAGGGCGACGTGAAGGTCATCATGGATTCGCAGAGCGCGCCGCTGCTCCAGGGGACGGAAGTGGATTACGTGGACAGCGTGCAGGGCTCGGGGTTTGCGATCAAGAATCCGCAGGCCAAGACCACCTGCGGCTGCGGCAGCTCGTTCAGCGCGTAA
- the folE gene encoding GTP cyclohydrolase I FolE: protein MARTRAGKQAQTGKGREHETELREVVKRLLTLLGEDPSRHGLEKTPERVEKALRFMTQGYKQNLDHLLNEALFPLEYDEMVIVKDIDFFSMCEHHMLPFFGRCHVGYLPRKKVVGLSKIPRIVDMFSRRLQVQERLTVQIAEAIQDKLKPAGVGVVVEARHLCMMMRGVEKQNTIAVTSSMLGAFRTQQQTRVEFLKLIRRGGAGDPD from the coding sequence ATGGCACGGACGCGAGCGGGAAAACAAGCGCAGACGGGGAAGGGCCGGGAGCACGAAACCGAACTGCGGGAGGTGGTAAAGCGGCTCTTGACGCTGTTGGGGGAGGACCCCTCACGGCACGGGCTGGAGAAGACGCCGGAGCGGGTGGAAAAGGCGCTTCGGTTCATGACCCAGGGCTACAAGCAGAACCTCGATCATCTCCTCAACGAAGCCCTCTTCCCGCTCGAATACGACGAGATGGTGATCGTCAAGGACATCGACTTTTTCTCGATGTGCGAACACCACATGCTGCCATTTTTCGGCCGCTGCCACGTCGGCTACCTGCCGAGGAAGAAAGTCGTCGGCCTCAGCAAGATTCCCCGGATCGTGGACATGTTCAGCCGGCGGCTCCAGGTGCAGGAGCGGCTCACCGTCCAGATCGCGGAGGCGATTCAAGACAAACTGAAGCCGGCCGGAGTGGGCGTGGTGGTGGAAGCCCGCCATCTCTGCATGATGATGCGGGGGGTGGAAAAACAGAATACGATCGCCGTGACCAGTTCCATGCTCGGCGCGTTCCGCACCCAGCAACAGACCCGCGTGGAATTTCTCAAGCTCATCCGCCGCGGCGGCGCCGGCGACCCGGACTGA